The Streptomyces nitrosporeus genome includes a window with the following:
- a CDS encoding lipopolysaccharide assembly protein LapA domain-containing protein, which translates to MNAKSDPAGTAGTGPFSPARIAVTVLAVLVIVFICVNTQDVTIRVIVPQVTMPLWAALLGVFLAGILCGAFAVYRRRRRS; encoded by the coding sequence ATGAATGCCAAGAGCGACCCGGCGGGCACCGCCGGCACCGGCCCGTTCTCCCCCGCCCGGATCGCCGTCACGGTCCTGGCCGTACTCGTGATCGTCTTCATCTGCGTGAACACCCAGGACGTCACCATCCGCGTGATCGTGCCCCAGGTGACGATGCCGCTGTGGGCGGCGCTGCTCGGTGTCTTCCTGGCGGGGATCCTCTGCGGAGCCTTCGCCGTGTACCGCAGGCGCCGCCGCTCCTGA
- a CDS encoding S66 peptidase family protein, whose amino-acid sequence MTGSRPPAPAPLAPSARPARLRPGSRVAVVAPSGPVPPERLEKGLALLRGWDLDPVPMPHLLDTHPELDHLAGTDAARAGDLQAAWCDPSFDAVLCARGGYGAHRMVDLLDWAAIRAAGPKVFVGYSDITVLHEAFALRAGFATLHGPMIATEAFLEDALTQESLRATLFEPESVRTLGLDTAAALVPGTARGITYGGCVSLLAADLGTPRARTRAAGGLLVIEDVTEDPYRVDGFLTRLLRAGALDGVAGVACGSWKDCGPYDRVRAVLADRLGPLGVPVVEELGFGHGSPALTVPFGVPAVLHAPAGGGRCTLTAEVPALR is encoded by the coding sequence GGCCCGTCCGGCCCGGCTGCGGCCGGGCTCCAGGGTCGCCGTCGTCGCCCCGAGCGGCCCGGTACCGCCCGAACGGCTGGAGAAGGGCCTCGCGCTGCTGCGCGGCTGGGACCTGGACCCCGTACCGATGCCCCACCTCCTGGACACGCACCCGGAACTGGACCACCTCGCGGGCACGGACGCGGCCCGGGCCGGGGACCTCCAGGCGGCCTGGTGCGACCCCTCGTTCGACGCGGTGCTCTGCGCACGCGGCGGTTACGGCGCCCACCGGATGGTCGACCTGCTGGACTGGGCCGCGATCCGCGCGGCCGGGCCGAAGGTCTTCGTCGGCTACAGCGACATCACCGTGCTGCACGAGGCGTTCGCCCTGCGGGCCGGCTTCGCCACCCTGCACGGCCCGATGATCGCCACCGAGGCGTTCCTGGAGGACGCCCTCACCCAGGAGTCCCTGCGCGCGACCCTGTTCGAACCCGAGTCGGTACGGACACTCGGCCTGGACACGGCGGCGGCCCTGGTCCCGGGTACCGCCCGGGGCATCACCTACGGCGGCTGCGTCAGCCTGCTCGCCGCCGACCTGGGCACCCCGCGGGCCCGTACCCGGGCCGCGGGCGGGCTGCTGGTGATCGAGGACGTCACCGAGGACCCCTACCGCGTCGACGGCTTCCTCACCCGGCTCCTGCGCGCCGGCGCGCTCGACGGAGTGGCCGGCGTCGCCTGCGGCTCCTGGAAGGACTGCGGGCCCTACGACCGGGTACGCGCGGTGCTCGCCGACCGGCTCGGGCCGCTCGGCGTGCCGGTCGTCGAGGAGCTGGGCTTCGGGCACGGGTCCCCGGCGCTCACGGTCCCCTTCGGCGTCCCCGCCGTCCTGCACGCGCCGGCCGGCGGCGGACGCTGCACGCTCACCGCCGAGGTCCCGGCGCTGCGCTGA